From Candidatus Omnitrophota bacterium, a single genomic window includes:
- a CDS encoding TIGR03936 family radical SAM-associated protein: MVNADSMNTKYKADFGKKGQMVFISHLDLMTLFRRALRRSGLPLVFTEGFTPRVKISMPKALKLGVESDHEELVFWLKERVREEEVLTSLRRQVTQGIDIHGLTIDK, from the coding sequence ATGGTTAACGCTGACAGCATGAACACGAAGTACAAGGCGGATTTTGGTAAAAAAGGCCAGATGGTCTTTATCTCGCATCTTGACCTTATGACGCTTTTCAGGAGGGCATTAAGACGCTCCGGCCTGCCGCTGGTTTTTACGGAAGGGTTTACCCCGAGGGTGAAGATCAGCATGCCGAAGGCGCTTAAGCTCGGGGTGGAGAGTGATCATGAGGAGCTTGTGTTCTGGCTGAAGGAAAGGGTCCGGGAGGAAGAGGTCCTCACGTCTTTGAGGCGTCAGGTGACGCAGGGTATAGATATACATGGATTAACGATCGATAAATGA
- a CDS encoding prepilin-type N-terminal cleavage/methylation domain-containing protein, whose product MDKRGMTLAEVVVSMAIVTLLTVAFIGAMSQSISYSEKSDSVYIASIIAQRRLDVLKKFDFSDLPSAAPETAVSQDFDGNGTVDYYRTTEITENYNGYADLIKIKVSVDRVDEGEASGNPVIMETLIAENPDQ is encoded by the coding sequence ATGGATAAACGCGGTATGACGCTGGCGGAAGTAGTAGTGTCTATGGCCATAGTGACATTACTTACTGTCGCGTTCATCGGGGCCATGTCGCAGAGTATCAGCTACAGCGAAAAATCCGATAGCGTGTATATCGCCTCGATCATAGCCCAGAGGAGACTGGATGTCCTCAAAAAATTCGATTTCAGCGACCTGCCATCCGCGGCTCCAGAGACAGCCGTGTCTCAGGATTTTGACGGGAACGGCACGGTGGATTACTACAGAACGACCGAAATAACGGAAAATTATAACGGATACGCTGACCTTATCAAGATCAAGGTAAGCGTGGACAGGGTGGACGAGGGGGAAGCCTCCGGCAACCCCGTGATAATGGAGACTTTGATCGCGGAAAACCCGGATCAGTGA
- a CDS encoding Rne/Rng family ribonuclease yields the protein MMARNRKHKEVQNVSREILINVGPVEKRVAVMAGNNLVDFFMERKGLEHYAGSIFKGKVKSILPGIEAAFVDIGMEKNGFLHVSDVLDKPSMLKEMLMDDSDGEKHESSEKRHKQHQKISDILKQGQEIMVQVVKEAIGTKGPRLTTYISIPGRYIVLTPFDKNIGISRRIPDREERKRIRGIIEKIGCLKDVGCIVRTVAEKRSEQELVNEAKYLVSLWEKIRSRAEKQSAPVTVYEEYGVVLRLLRDIFTDDVVRLVVDSKDEYSRIIKFLRAFMPSLRKKVKLYKGKTPMFTKYSLDRKIDQIFERKVELKNGGYLVIEQTEGVVVIDVNTGSYVGKKSLEETAFRTNIEAAREIPKQLLLRDMGGIIIIDFIDMERKDHRDELFRILQENLKEDKARISLRAISQFGIVEMTRQRMRKSLEGSSHVECPYCGGKGMIKSVETIAIETARHIDQVLSKSTKHRKRLLVTVHPDIHEALISDQAVMLGDIQRKYRCQIDIKEDRGLHIEETIIEEN from the coding sequence ATGATGGCTAGGAACAGAAAACACAAGGAAGTTCAGAACGTTTCCAGGGAGATATTGATAAACGTCGGCCCCGTAGAAAAGAGGGTTGCCGTGATGGCAGGGAACAACCTGGTGGATTTTTTCATGGAAAGGAAGGGGCTGGAACATTACGCGGGAAGTATATTCAAGGGAAAGGTAAAATCCATATTGCCCGGGATAGAAGCCGCCTTTGTGGATATCGGCATGGAAAAGAACGGTTTTCTTCATGTCAGTGATGTCCTGGACAAGCCTTCCATGCTCAAGGAAATGCTTATGGATGATTCGGATGGGGAAAAGCACGAATCTTCCGAAAAAAGGCATAAACAACACCAGAAGATATCCGATATATTGAAGCAGGGCCAGGAGATCATGGTGCAGGTCGTGAAGGAGGCCATCGGGACCAAAGGTCCGCGACTTACGACCTATATAAGCATCCCGGGGAGGTATATCGTCCTTACGCCTTTCGATAAGAACATAGGTATATCGAGGCGGATACCGGACAGGGAGGAACGCAAGCGTATCCGCGGCATAATCGAGAAGATAGGATGTCTTAAGGACGTTGGGTGTATAGTGCGTACAGTGGCGGAAAAGAGAAGTGAGCAGGAGCTCGTGAACGAGGCCAAGTATCTCGTGAGCCTCTGGGAAAAGATAAGGTCGCGCGCGGAAAAGCAATCGGCGCCTGTTACTGTCTATGAGGAATATGGCGTAGTGTTGCGTCTATTGAGGGACATCTTCACCGACGATGTCGTGCGGCTTGTTGTCGATTCGAAAGATGAATACTCCAGGATAATAAAGTTCCTCCGGGCATTTATGCCGTCCCTGCGTAAAAAAGTAAAGCTCTACAAGGGAAAGACCCCTATGTTCACGAAATATTCCCTCGACCGCAAGATTGACCAGATATTCGAGCGCAAAGTTGAGCTCAAGAACGGTGGATATCTTGTGATAGAACAGACAGAAGGAGTCGTTGTCATAGACGTGAATACCGGCAGTTATGTTGGTAAAAAGAGCCTTGAGGAGACCGCCTTCCGTACTAATATCGAGGCCGCGCGGGAGATACCCAAACAGCTTTTATTGAGGGACATGGGTGGGATCATAATAATAGATTTCATCGATATGGAAAGAAAAGACCATAGGGACGAGCTTTTCAGGATATTGCAGGAGAACCTGAAAGAAGATAAGGCGAGGATAAGCCTGCGCGCTATTTCGCAATTCGGGATAGTGGAGATGACGCGACAGAGGATGCGGAAAAGCCTCGAGGGTTCGTCCCACGTAGAGTGTCCGTATTGTGGCGGAAAGGGTATGATCAAAAGCGTAGAGACCATAGCTATTGAGACCGCAAGGCATATAGACCAAGTGCTTTCGAAAAGCACAAAACATCGTAAACGCCTTTTGGTCACCGTGCATCCGGACATTCATGAGGCGCTTATATCCGATCAGGCGGTCATGCTGGGGGATATACAGCGTAAATACCGGTGCCAGATCGATATTAAGGAAGATAGAGGCCTTCATATCGAGGAGACCATTATCGAGGAGAATTGA